CCAATCTTTTGTTCTTCCGATTAAATAAAACCGAAATAGCCCTAACTTGATCTGGTCATTAATTATCCATTATGGTTTACACATCAAACAAGTCTAATAAAATCGAGTTAGATGCTCCCACCGATCTCGAATTTTACGTCCACTCAACGGGTTGTCTATCAAACCTGCAAGCACACTATTCTTAATGTTGAAAGCAATGGGGTTCGAGGGTTGCAAATCTAATGAAATATGCTCTGCATCTATTCTCCTGCAACAGTCACCCATAGTCATCCTTGGTGGTGGAACTTCCATGACTTCTTCTTGCCCGCTTTTGTGATATGAAGGTTCTGAAAAATATTCTTCTTCCACTTTTTATGCGCTTCTCGTGCTtctctaaattattttatatttgatATAGTTGTCTTTTCTATCTTTGAATCCAATAGTAATACCTTTGTTCCTGATCCTTGCATACACAGACACAAAATATCCAAGTAGCATTGCACCAAgtgaaaagtaaaataaaataaatggaatttaaaaacaattaattCTAAAATCAACCAaactaacaagaaaaataaatcagcaaattaaaaataaaattaaaaataaattaaactttcGGAACACCTAAATTTCCTTGTTGAAATAATTCAACGAATCTAAGCAACAGCACCAAAAACTTGATCAATATTTAACAAGTGTACTAAAAATATCACAAGTAAAATAATTTGCCTCCATTGGGATATTTTTTCTAACATAGATATCTAAATGTGTTTTGAAAAGTAATATTTGGGGCGTGCATATGGTTTGATTTAAGAGGAAAAGTAAacaaatattagaaaatattagATTAAAAATGATCATGTTTTATTCAAATACCCTAAGTATCACTGTTGATGACTGAGTTTATTTGCTTTCGATTAATATCGCATGCCTACAACGAACTAAAAGAGTCGTTGTACCCAATCCCTTGGTGTATAACTCACTACCTTAAGCACAACTCCCTAATTCCAAAGGCCAGTTCAAAGATAAATTAGGCAATTATAGAACATTAATTCAAAGGTCACGACTTAGTATTGTTTATTCCTAAATCAGTTACTAAGGAAAACAATTATTCTAGAACATGCGTATATAGTTATGGTTAGTAATCCCTACAATCATAGGTTCAATAAATGCACCTGTCAACACATAAATAAAAATGCACAAAAGAGTAACTGAAAAAACATGAAACACTACTTTAAGCaaataatacataaaaaaaatcatatatctcAACAGATCAAACATAGGTTCATCTcctaaaaactaaacaaaagTAAATTAGCTACTTCATAAAAAGATATAAAGAAAAAGTACACAAAATTACGATAAGGAATTGGTCTTGGAATGATGAAAACCCTTTGTTTTTAAGCTCCAATGTATGCTTCAACCTTCAATTCTATTGTTATTATTAGACAATTTTCGTTCAACGAAGTTATCAGCTAGTTATTATTAGACAATTTTCATTTTTCAACATATATAGCTTCATGGTTAGGACGTTGTAATATGCAATTAGAGAAATTGAAAACAAATGATAACATCAAAAGGACAAACGTTATTATAAACTAGATGACTCTTCATGTTTCAACTTTGGTGTTTGATTGTAGTTGTATGATATCTTGAATAAGCAAAGTAATATTAAGATAAGAAGATCCACCTTTTTCAACAGTTTTCTTAGCAATCTCACTTAACTCACTagctctttctcttctctctttgcTCTCTTGATCTCCCTCATCCATCACATTACATATTGCCTCCTTTATACCTTCCTTCTTCACAATCACACCTAACTTCTCTTCTTCACCCCAATTCATTGCAACCGTAGCACCAAGACTCACTCCAATTCTCAAAAGCTGAGTAACAAGCTTCTCATTCAAAAATTGGTCACCAAATAATGGCCATGTTACCATTGGAACACCAACACTTATCCCTTCTAGTGTTGAATTCCAACCACAATGGGTTAAGAATCCACCAATTGAAGGATGAGATAATATCATAACTTGTGGGGCCCACCCTCTAATTAAGAGTCCTCTCCCTTGGTTCCTTTCCTCAAACTTTCCATCCTTAATCCACTTTTCCAACTCTTGAGTTTTATTAATTCCATCCCTAAAAGCCCAAATAAATGGTATTTTTGTTTCTTCCAATCCCAAAGCCAATTCAATAAGTTGGGAAGAAACTAAGTTGCATAAACttccaagacaaacataaacaacagATTTTGGTTTATGCAAATCTAGAAACTTTAAACAATTATGTTCACTTATTGAAGCTATGTTACCTCTTTCAGCCTTATCCAAACCATCTTTGTTGCAGAGTGAAACAGGACCAACACACCAAACCTTATCATTTCTCACTTTTTTGTAATCATTAACATACTCTTTCTCTAATTCTTCAAAAGTGTTTATGATTTCACCATATGATTTCATTTCAGCTTCCCGTAATTTCTCAACAAACTCCTTGGGTAGTTTCTCTATTATTACTCCTGGCATTTGCCCTTTGGTGACTTGAATTTTGTCAGGTAGGCCAGGAATAGAGAAATACTCTGTATCAGAATTTACACTTTCAAGAATTTTTGAAGAACGAACCTTGAATGAACAATGGATAGTGAAACAAGAGAAACCATGGAATGAAATCCTTGGAATTTGATGTTTTTCAGCTATTTGAGAAGTCCAAGGAATGCAAAAATCAGAGATAATGCAACTCGGTCTTGGTGACAATTTATCAAACAGTTCCTGTGCTTGTTTTTGGAGCAAAGAAACTGCGTAGAAGAAATTGTTCCACATGTCATTTGAAATATCAACCATGTCGAAATTCTCGCAACCTTCCGGTAATCCAGCTTGTTTGGATGGAAAATTGAGTGTTAGAAGATTGATTTGAAGACCAGAAGAAACAGCACGAGAAAGAACAGAAGAAAAACGTGATGCATTTTTAGGTGTAGTGAAAATGGTAACAATGGCACCATGTTGTGCTAACAGTTTAGCTATGTCTATCATTGGAATTATGTGTCCTTGTGCTATGAAGGGAAATAATGCAAAGTGAGGAACGTTAATGTTTTCTTGCAAAACCATGGTTTAGAAAATGAGTGAGTATTGTATATATTTTGAGTTTAGAATTGAATTGAAGTGTGTTCCAATTATATAGACATCACCTTGTTTTTTTGTTCATAAAGATGCCACTCTCTCCCCACAATTATTGACATgtttgaaagaagaagaaaagtactacttcctccgtctcataataagtgtccaaTTTGAGTTTTGcacggttcttaagaaaatgattggatgtgttggttttgatgataaagttaatatcatttactaaattACCCTTATTTCTTATAGGTAGTAGagtagttgaaaaacgtgaaagttaataaataggggtatagtagtggaaaaaaataataaatgttgcattggttTTCTAAagggacatttattttgagacatgaaaaaagtgcaaatgagacacttattatgagacggagggagtagtttcaatattatttaaattaaaatttaattgcaATTCACAATTTTATACAGTCAATTAATAATTGATCGTTGaatgttaaaatatttttaaatagttaGTTAATCATAAGcgtttaatattaaaaaaaaaaaaagattagccTTTATTTTAATCACCTAAAAATAATGTAAATGAATGATAATAATGAATTAACAGATGTAAATCGTCTTGCACCGACAAAACAGTGCATATAGTACTTAATCTCTTTAAATTAACAAAAGTTGAGGTATTTAATGTATATATTATGTGAGTAATGCTATACTTACACCCCCAAtcttacaccaatacttacaccaaacactgttttttaaaataaaataataatatttataaaaaatatattttttttaaattacggacgacactgttcatgtaaggacgtgcattaaccaacttcattactgcattaaccaagtttttacactgcattaaccaagtttgatgactgctaaaaattatttttaatacctggatgttgcattaaccaacttcattactgcattaaccaagtttttacactgcattaaccaaatttaatgACTACTGAAAAGTACTGTTcatgggtgtaagaatagcattactcaaatttggttaatgcagtgtaaaaacttggttaatgcagtaatgaagttggttaatgcaacatccaggtattaaaattgatttttagcaGTCactaaacttggttaatgcagtgtaaaaacttggttaatgcagtaatgaagttggttaatgcacgtctttacatgaacagtgtcgtccataattttaaaaataaaaaatattttttataaatattattattttattttaaaaaacactgttcaccgtataaatacgatgaacagtgtttggtgtaagtattggtgtaagaTTGGGGGTGTAAGTATAACATTATTCATATTATATTGTGTGATGTAAGAGCATATGCAATAAACTTTGGATTATACGAGGAACAGTGCATAGATATCTAGAATCATTTGGATCTTGCAGCATATTTTATGTTTATCACGAATTCTCTGCCTGCACGCAAGCAAAATACTGAGGGGAAAGTGACTTGAAGATTCCCTTGTCTGCTTCTTGCATGTAAATTACATGAACACAAAGGGCAAACTGATAATTAACCTTCGGAGTGAGATGTCCACTTGAAAGAAAACATGTCTAGAGCTTTTCCCACTTCACATAGATATTTTGGGAAAAGCTCTTATTACATCTCTTAGGGTGTTTAGAGACTATGGGCTTTCGAAATTGCTCCTCTGTTTTTAGAAGTgtatttttgaaagtatttttttttatttagtatgaAACCGTTCCGTAGATGTAACTACGAAATATTTATGTATGCGTAATATGGAATAAACCAAATACAGAATAACACAAAATCAACAATGCAACGATAAAAACAACATTCATAGATTAAAATCGACATTACATTGGTGATTTCAACAGCAAATAAAATATTACATTTCAATAGTCTTGTGGACACTTGTACATCTCTAAAATTCGTTAGACCGTTCTTTGCACGGTCGCTACAAACTGGAGCGGAATTTTCTCTTTGAAATCGTGATACGTTTGCCACATCGCCAAAACATCCTCTCGGTTCTTGAGCTAAAAGTTGTTGTAAACGAAGTTCCCTCCGTTGTCAACTGaaggtgaacgatactcgagcttcACAACCTTTCATTTGTCTCCGTATGGTAGGCAGTAGTGGATTTCGTCAATGATATCGTCGAGCGAAGTGTAGTAGTTGAGTTTGAACGTATGCCCGGGTATTCTACCGTCGGAGTAAGATACACTTGCGATATACCAATGGATTTTGATATCATAttgagacatttttgtgtttgtgtgaaatacaacattagaaaccccaaatttataaAAAACCTAGATGAATATGAACCACCCATTTTCTGTCACTGAATCTTCCGTAAGTACATCCACGGAAAGAACCTAGATATTTTGTTTCCGTAGGTATATCTACGGAAAAAATTCATAGTTAGAAAATTTTGAACCTTACGTGGATACATCTACAGAATTTTCtctgttagtttttttttagCATAACAGAATAATGTAGCAGGATAGAATATATAAACACATAAACACATACTTAACCTTCCATTAGAATTTATAATTGCAATGTTAAAAAGTGCCTATATTacactttcaaaattcaaaacaaatcaaaagaaCTGTCACCGGTTAAATCAATTGGTGGTTCCGATTTTGATTTTCCCGCATTCGATTCCTTTTCGATGTTGTTCAACCTTTCGAATTTGTGCATCATGTCAACAAAAAGATCCAGCCATGTCTCGACATCTGCGGTATGATGAAGCGCCAATTCCGGTGACGTAGGTGGTATGGAGCATcccggtttcaagtaaacttgtacaTAATGACTCGATTTTGCAAGTCCTCCAATACACATGATGCGATTATTTGGATTTATAGGTGGTGTGGTGTGGAGCAGGAAAAAGGTTTCCGAAAACCCGTATTGCGTCAAGTCAATGCACACCCTATCATATGCACATGCAATAAGATGTCACATTTTCGAAAATCTCATCCATTTTGACATCGGTGCGTGACCGTTGAACCAAGGAACAAGAGCTTTGTAAACCGCTTCGAATTTAACTTCCTCTCCATATAATCGTGTGTACGAGTCTTTATGCGTCTTCAACTCTTGGATAAGTTGATGACGGACAAACGTATGGTTATCCTCTCCATTACCAAGCAAAGCTGAGTCGACTCGGTAACCGCAATTTCCGTCCCCTCAACATTGACGATCAACTcgatgtatttgtgcataaaaaccgACATCTCTTCGATGAATGGAATTTTTGGTGAAATAGGTGTCGGAGGTGGTTTGCTTATGTGAGCTCTTTTGTTTGGACTTTTTGAGATTTTTGAGATTTAGGAGTCGGTGAGTCGGGAAAAAGTTTATCGACGTGCTCACAGTAAGAAGG
The Vicia villosa cultivar HV-30 ecotype Madison, WI linkage group LG6, Vvil1.0, whole genome shotgun sequence genome window above contains:
- the LOC131610215 gene encoding UDP-glycosyltransferase 73C25-like gives rise to the protein MVLQENINVPHFALFPFIAQGHIIPMIDIAKLLAQHGAIVTIFTTPKNASRFSSVLSRAVSSGLQINLLTLNFPSKQAGLPEGCENFDMVDISNDMWNNFFYAVSLLQKQAQELFDKLSPRPSCIISDFCIPWTSQIAEKHQIPRISFHGFSCFTIHCSFKVRSSKILESVNSDTEYFSIPGLPDKIQVTKGQMPGVIIEKLPKEFVEKLREAEMKSYGEIINTFEELEKEYVNDYKKVRNDKVWCVGPVSLCNKDGLDKAERGNIASISEHNCLKFLDLHKPKSVVYVCLGSLCNLVSSQLIELALGLEETKIPFIWAFRDGINKTQELEKWIKDGKFEERNQGRGLLIRGWAPQVMILSHPSIGGFLTHCGWNSTLEGISVGVPMVTWPLFGDQFLNEKLVTQLLRIGVSLGATVAMNWGEEEKLGVIVKKEGIKEAICNVMDEGDQESKERRERASELSEIAKKTVEKGGSSYLNITLLIQDIIQLQSNTKVET